A part of Lacinutrix sp. 5H-3-7-4 genomic DNA contains:
- a CDS encoding SRPBCC family protein, giving the protein MPKLLIALMEYTSTIIIEVPIDTFIKKLDNHENMKHWQRGLVSFEHVSGDPGKIGAKMKLNYNFGKRKMTLLETITKNNLPHKLHLHYDTKGLHNIQKNYFEQTPEGYTKWVSKSEFIATEFMMRMMTVFMPNIIKKQTMQYLLDFKNFAEKGLSVQNETT; this is encoded by the coding sequence TTGCCCAAATTATTAATAGCACTTATGGAATATACTTCTACAATAATTATTGAAGTACCTATTGATACCTTTATAAAAAAACTAGACAACCACGAGAACATGAAACATTGGCAACGTGGACTTGTTAGTTTTGAGCATGTTTCTGGTGATCCTGGAAAAATAGGTGCAAAAATGAAATTGAATTACAATTTTGGCAAACGAAAAATGACTCTTTTAGAAACTATTACTAAAAATAATTTGCCACATAAATTACATTTACATTACGATACAAAAGGTTTACACAACATTCAAAAAAATTATTTTGAACAAACTCCCGAAGGTTACACTAAATGGGTTTCTAAAAGTGAATTTATTGCAACAGAGTTTATGATGCGAATGATGACTGTTTTTATGCCTAACATAATAAAAAAACAAACCATGCAATATTTATTAGATTTTAAAAATTTTGCAGAAAAAGGACTAAGCGTTCAAAATGAGACAACTTAA
- a CDS encoding GH3 auxin-responsive promoter family protein yields MEIIGNIIKGAINLKDALTPSVHPVEAQEKVLKNLLETAKDTQFGKYYNFKNILESENITEAFSQTIPYFDYNKINKQWWSKLHQGEENVTWPGAPNYFALSSGTTGKTSKRIPVTDAMLSAIKQAGIDQVTALSNFNLPAEFFTKEAMMLGSSTDLIEKEDHLEGEISGITASNIPSWFKGFYKPGEDIAKIDDWDKRVKIIAKRAKHWDIGALSGIPSWMELMLKEVIDYHNLENIHDIWPNLQVYTSGGVAFGPYKKSFNALLGKPVTVIDTYLASEGFLAFQARPETSAMQLVTNGGIYFEFVPFKPEYINQDGSLKDNAPSITLKDVKLNQDYVLIITTVSGAWRYLIGDTIEFTDVEKAEIKITGRTKFFLNTVGSQLSVNKLDDAIRYLEEEFKTTIPEYTLCAKRFQDGFYHSWYLGSEDLNEDNTKIVEALDSYLKSANKNYKVARGKALEGVKVTVVKPEVFADWSGANKKKGGQVKMERVMGEDKFKEWETFAN; encoded by the coding sequence ATGGAAATTATAGGAAACATAATAAAAGGAGCCATAAATTTAAAAGATGCGCTAACACCTTCAGTACATCCAGTTGAAGCACAAGAAAAAGTTTTAAAAAATTTACTAGAAACAGCTAAAGACACTCAGTTTGGTAAATACTATAATTTTAAAAATATATTAGAATCAGAAAATATAACGGAAGCATTTTCTCAAACCATTCCCTATTTCGATTATAATAAAATTAATAAACAATGGTGGAGTAAATTACATCAAGGAGAAGAAAATGTTACTTGGCCAGGCGCACCAAATTATTTTGCATTAAGCTCTGGTACTACTGGAAAAACAAGTAAAAGAATACCAGTAACAGATGCGATGTTAAGTGCCATAAAGCAAGCAGGAATAGATCAAGTTACTGCTTTAAGTAATTTTAATTTACCAGCAGAGTTTTTTACAAAAGAAGCCATGATGTTAGGTAGCTCTACAGATTTAATTGAAAAAGAAGATCACTTAGAAGGTGAAATTAGCGGTATTACAGCCAGTAATATTCCATCTTGGTTTAAAGGCTTTTACAAACCAGGAGAAGATATTGCTAAAATAGACGATTGGGACAAACGTGTTAAAATAATAGCAAAACGTGCTAAACACTGGGATATTGGTGCCTTAAGTGGCATTCCATCATGGATGGAACTTATGCTTAAAGAAGTTATAGATTATCATAATTTAGAAAACATACATGATATTTGGCCAAACCTGCAAGTATATACTTCTGGAGGTGTTGCTTTTGGTCCGTATAAAAAAAGTTTTAATGCCTTATTAGGAAAACCTGTAACAGTTATAGATACTTATTTGGCTTCCGAAGGTTTTTTAGCATTTCAAGCCAGGCCAGAAACTAGTGCAATGCAATTGGTAACAAATGGCGGTATTTATTTTGAGTTCGTACCTTTTAAACCAGAGTATATAAATCAAGATGGTTCTCTAAAAGATAATGCACCTAGTATAACATTAAAAGATGTAAAATTAAATCAGGATTATGTTTTAATTATAACCACTGTAAGTGGTGCTTGGCGCTATTTAATAGGAGATACAATAGAATTTACAGATGTAGAAAAAGCCGAAATTAAAATAACAGGCAGAACAAAATTTTTTTTAAATACAGTAGGTTCACAATTATCTGTAAATAAACTGGATGATGCTATTAGATATCTTGAAGAAGAATTTAAAACTACAATTCCAGAGTATACACTTTGTGCAAAACGTTTTCAAGATGGTTTTTATCACAGCTGGTATTTAGGTTCAGAAGACTTAAATGAAGATAATACTAAAATAGTTGAAGCTTTAGACAGTTACCTTAAAAGCGCAAATAAAAATTATAAAGTAGCAAGAGGCAAAGCTTTAGAAGGTGTAAAAGTTACAGTTGTAAAGCCAGAAGTTTTTGCAGATTGGAGTGGTGCCAACAAGAAAAAAGGTGGGCAAGTAAAAATGGAACGTGTTATGGGTGAAGACAAATTTAAAGAATGGGAAACATTCGCTAACTAG
- a CDS encoding peptidylprolyl isomerase, whose amino-acid sequence MNFKFLIKCFYLYFATTLLANAQQEEVIFTVEDTPVLASEFLRVYNKNLDLVKEESQKDVDGYLKLFIEYKLKLQEAKALNLDKKPSYIREFQGYKNQLSKNYLNDSKVTDALVEEAYARLANEIKASHILVKIDQDASPKDTLAAYNEILKLRERVVQEGYKKVQSDVHNGKTIFAEDLGYFSAFKMVYPFENAAYNTKVNDISMPFKTRFGYHVVKVFDKRKSQGEITVAHIMIENDEEKIKEIYKRLEQGEQFQALAKQFSEDKSSSSKGGELKPFSGGQLSSPEFEAVAFAIKNPGDYSKPFKTQFGWHIVKLINKKPLPDFKEIKAELINKIRRDSRSKVINDSRVKALKEKYKITKNPDALNYFKSILTKEYKVGRWSIPKNLTTDKTIFTIEDKVLTYGNFAEYLLKSQRRNINKPLTTALNNSYTSFLNSELFKYQEQNLINDNKDYAQIVEEYKDGLLLFDLMETEIWNAAKNDTLAVKTFYSKHKQNYFYKKRINAIVASSAKKEDIKKVAKLLKQNQPIEAIKKEVNTNNEIKVSFTSGELNYNHQALPKALKFKKGVSKIYKHNQAYVVVLIKDLLPESQQTFEEAKGKVMSDYQEIKEANWLKVLASKYKVEINKDVLAKVKAQINNK is encoded by the coding sequence ATGAATTTTAAATTTCTAATTAAGTGCTTTTATTTATATTTTGCAACAACTTTACTTGCAAATGCACAGCAGGAAGAAGTTATTTTTACAGTTGAAGATACACCTGTTTTAGCTTCAGAATTTTTAAGAGTTTACAATAAAAACTTAGACCTTGTAAAGGAAGAATCTCAAAAAGATGTTGATGGATACTTAAAACTATTTATTGAATATAAGTTAAAACTTCAGGAAGCAAAAGCCTTAAATTTAGATAAAAAGCCTTCTTATATAAGAGAGTTTCAAGGTTATAAAAATCAATTATCAAAAAATTATTTAAACGACTCTAAGGTTACAGATGCCTTGGTCGAAGAAGCTTATGCTAGATTGGCTAATGAAATTAAAGCTAGTCATATTTTAGTAAAAATAGATCAAGATGCTTCGCCAAAAGATACCTTAGCAGCTTATAATGAAATTTTAAAACTTAGAGAAAGAGTAGTACAAGAAGGTTATAAAAAAGTACAAAGCGATGTACATAATGGTAAAACTATTTTTGCTGAAGATTTAGGTTATTTTTCGGCATTTAAAATGGTTTATCCTTTTGAGAACGCAGCATATAATACAAAGGTTAATGATATTTCGATGCCTTTTAAAACTCGATTTGGGTACCATGTTGTTAAAGTTTTTGATAAAAGAAAATCTCAAGGAGAGATAACTGTCGCTCATATAATGATTGAGAACGATGAGGAGAAAATTAAAGAAATTTATAAGCGTTTAGAGCAAGGAGAGCAATTTCAAGCTTTAGCAAAACAATTTTCTGAAGATAAAAGTTCGTCAAGTAAAGGAGGAGAATTAAAGCCATTTTCCGGTGGGCAACTAAGTTCTCCAGAATTCGAAGCAGTGGCGTTTGCAATTAAAAACCCAGGAGATTACTCAAAACCATTTAAAACACAATTTGGTTGGCACATAGTAAAGCTTATTAATAAAAAGCCATTACCAGATTTTAAAGAAATAAAAGCAGAATTAATTAATAAAATTAGACGCGATTCTCGATCTAAAGTTATTAATGACTCAAGAGTAAAAGCTTTAAAAGAAAAATATAAAATAACTAAAAATCCAGACGCTTTAAATTATTTTAAATCTATACTTACAAAAGAATATAAAGTAGGACGTTGGTCAATACCTAAAAATTTAACAACAGATAAAACAATTTTCACAATAGAAGATAAGGTGTTAACTTATGGTAATTTTGCAGAGTATTTATTAAAAAGCCAACGCCGTAATATAAATAAACCTCTAACTACCGCGCTTAACAATAGTTATACTTCATTTTTAAACAGTGAATTGTTTAAGTATCAAGAGCAAAATTTAATTAACGATAATAAAGATTATGCACAAATTGTAGAAGAGTATAAAGATGGTTTGCTACTTTTCGATTTAATGGAAACCGAAATCTGGAATGCAGCAAAAAACGATACCTTAGCAGTAAAAACATTTTATAGTAAGCACAAACAAAATTATTTCTACAAAAAAAGAATAAATGCTATTGTAGCATCATCAGCAAAAAAAGAAGATATAAAAAAAGTAGCAAAACTATTAAAGCAAAACCAACCAATAGAAGCTATTAAAAAGGAAGTAAATACAAATAATGAGATAAAAGTAAGTTTTACTTCGGGAGAATTAAATTACAATCACCAAGCTTTACCAAAAGCATTAAAATTTAAAAAAGGTGTTTCTAAAATATATAAACATAATCAGGCTTACGTAGTCGTTTTAATAAAAGATTTATTACCAGAATCTCAACAAACTTTTGAAGAAGCAAAAGGAAAAGTAATGAGTGATTACCAAGAAATAAAAGAAGCAAACTGGTTGAAAGTATTAGCTTCCAAATATAAAGTAGAAATTAATAAAGACGTTTTAGCAAAAGTTAAAGCTCAAATAAATAACAAGTAA
- the guaB gene encoding IMP dehydrogenase, whose product MTAHENKIVGEGLTYDDVLLVPAFSEVLPREVNIQTKFTRNITINVPIVSAAMDTVTESRMAIAMAREGGIGVLHKNMTIEQQAQKVRRVKRAESGMIIDPVTLPLTAIVADAKSAMREHSIGGIPIVDENGLLKGIVTNRDLRFEHQNDRPIVEVMTSENLITAAEGTSLKDAEKILQENKIEKLLIVKEEKLVGLITFRDITKVTQKPIANKDTYGRLRVAAAIGVTGDAVERAEALVNAGVDAIIIDTAHGHTKGVVAVLKEVKSKFPKLEVVVGNIATAEAAKYLVEAGADAVKVGIGPGSICTTRVVAGVGFPQFSAVLEVANAIKGSGVPVIADGGIRYTGDIPKAIAAGADTVMLGSLLAGTKESPGETIIYEGRKFKSYRGMGSVEAMKKGSKDRYFQDVEDDIKKLVPEGIVGRVPYKGELFESIHQFVGGLRAGMGYCGAKDVETLKETGRFVKITASGINESHPHDVTITKEAPNYSR is encoded by the coding sequence ATGACAGCACACGAAAACAAAATAGTTGGTGAAGGTTTAACTTATGACGATGTTTTACTCGTCCCAGCTTTTTCAGAAGTATTACCACGCGAAGTCAATATTCAAACAAAATTTACTAGAAACATTACCATTAACGTTCCTATTGTTTCTGCAGCCATGGATACGGTTACAGAAAGTAGAATGGCAATTGCTATGGCTCGTGAAGGTGGAATAGGTGTTTTACACAAAAACATGACTATAGAGCAACAAGCTCAAAAAGTACGTAGAGTAAAACGTGCAGAAAGCGGTATGATTATAGATCCTGTAACTTTGCCACTAACTGCTATTGTTGCAGATGCAAAAAGTGCTATGAGAGAACATAGTATTGGAGGTATTCCTATTGTAGATGAAAATGGACTTTTAAAAGGTATAGTAACCAATAGAGACTTACGTTTTGAGCACCAAAACGATAGACCAATTGTAGAGGTGATGACGAGTGAAAACCTTATTACTGCTGCAGAAGGTACAAGCCTTAAAGATGCTGAAAAAATTCTTCAAGAAAATAAAATTGAAAAGCTCCTAATTGTAAAAGAAGAGAAGCTAGTTGGTTTAATTACATTTAGAGATATTACTAAAGTAACTCAAAAACCAATTGCAAATAAAGATACTTACGGTAGATTAAGAGTTGCTGCAGCAATTGGAGTAACAGGAGATGCAGTAGAAAGAGCAGAAGCTCTAGTAAATGCAGGCGTAGATGCTATAATTATAGATACTGCTCATGGCCATACAAAAGGTGTGGTTGCTGTATTAAAAGAAGTGAAATCTAAATTTCCAAAACTAGAAGTTGTTGTAGGAAATATAGCAACTGCAGAAGCTGCTAAATATCTAGTAGAAGCAGGAGCAGATGCTGTAAAAGTTGGTATTGGTCCAGGTTCTATTTGTACAACGCGTGTAGTTGCAGGAGTTGGTTTTCCACAATTTTCAGCAGTTTTAGAAGTAGCAAATGCTATTAAAGGTTCTGGAGTACCAGTAATTGCAGATGGAGGAATACGTTATACAGGAGATATACCAAAAGCAATTGCAGCAGGAGCAGATACTGTAATGTTAGGATCTCTATTAGCAGGAACTAAAGAATCTCCTGGAGAAACTATAATTTACGAAGGAAGAAAGTTTAAATCTTACCGTGGAATGGGTTCTGTAGAAGCTATGAAAAAAGGAAGTAAAGACCGTTATTTCCAAGATGTTGAAGACGATATAAAAAAATTAGTACCAGAAGGTATTGTTGGTCGTGTACCTTATAAAGGTGAATTATTTGAAAGTATTCATCAGTTTGTAGGTGGTTTAAGAGCAGGAATGGGTTATTGTGGTGCTAAAGACGTAGAAACTTTAAAAGAAACAGGAAGGTTTGTAAAAATTACAGCTTCAGGAATTAACGAAAGTCATCCACACGATGTAACCATTACAAAAGAAGCGCCTAATTATTCAAGGTAA
- a CDS encoding peptidylprolyl isomerase: MKYITALSLSLFAACSMQAQEIIEEKEEKTATIDSVKPFKEVKVDGVAAVVGEYIVLDSDVDKTILQLKASGNDISQFTNCELFGRLLEDKLYAHHAIQDSIVVSDAEIRSYVNQQVERFRVNFKTEDEMLKFYKKDNIKALTDEMFEINKANKLASEMQRKIVDEIEVTPEEVRQYFSEIPDNEKPTFGTELKVAQIVIEPKVTPEAEQEVIDRLNEFKKDVEENGASFSAKALFNSADTGSKRTGGRLPTMNRAKPQMVKEFREATFSLQEGEISEPFKTEFGWHIVYLEKIRGQEYDARHILLIPEISDEAKAEAKEKLEGIRQNIIDGDITFAEAAKEASDEIKTKYEGGLIRNPETQDFTFPLAKMPTEIYTEIENLETNEVSKVVADFTRTGNVKYKIYTVSDRIDEHKADFSRDFLKIKELALNEKRLNAIAKWQKEKIEDTYIKIGGEYKNCEFTNNWLKK, translated from the coding sequence TTGAAATATATTACAGCGTTAAGCTTATCACTTTTTGCAGCCTGCAGTATGCAAGCTCAAGAAATTATTGAAGAAAAAGAAGAAAAAACAGCCACTATAGATAGTGTAAAACCATTTAAAGAAGTTAAGGTAGATGGTGTTGCAGCTGTAGTAGGAGAATATATTGTTTTAGACAGTGATGTAGACAAAACCATTTTACAATTAAAAGCTAGTGGTAACGACATCTCACAATTTACAAATTGCGAATTATTTGGTAGACTTTTAGAAGATAAATTATATGCACACCACGCCATACAAGATAGTATTGTTGTAAGTGATGCCGAAATACGCTCGTATGTAAACCAACAAGTAGAAAGGTTTAGAGTTAATTTTAAAACTGAAGACGAAATGCTAAAGTTTTATAAAAAAGACAACATAAAAGCATTAACAGATGAAATGTTTGAAATTAATAAAGCAAACAAGTTAGCATCAGAAATGCAAAGAAAAATAGTTGACGAAATTGAAGTAACTCCAGAAGAAGTACGCCAATACTTTAGTGAAATCCCAGATAACGAAAAACCAACATTTGGTACAGAGTTAAAAGTAGCACAAATAGTAATAGAGCCAAAAGTAACACCAGAAGCAGAACAGGAAGTTATAGATAGACTAAACGAATTTAAAAAAGACGTAGAAGAAAATGGAGCAAGCTTTAGTGCAAAAGCTTTATTTAATTCGGCAGATACAGGCTCAAAAAGAACAGGAGGAAGATTGCCAACCATGAACCGTGCAAAACCACAAATGGTAAAAGAATTTAGAGAAGCAACATTCTCACTTCAAGAAGGTGAAATATCAGAACCTTTTAAAACCGAATTTGGATGGCATATAGTATACCTTGAAAAAATTAGAGGTCAGGAATACGATGCAAGACACATATTATTAATACCAGAAATATCAGATGAAGCTAAAGCAGAAGCAAAAGAAAAATTAGAAGGTATTAGACAAAATATAATAGATGGAGATATAACTTTTGCTGAAGCAGCAAAAGAAGCTAGTGACGAAATTAAAACAAAATACGAAGGAGGATTAATAAGAAATCCAGAAACTCAGGATTTTACATTTCCATTAGCAAAAATGCCAACAGAAATCTATACAGAAATAGAAAACCTTGAAACTAACGAAGTTTCAAAAGTAGTAGCAGATTTTACAAGAACTGGAAATGTAAAGTACAAAATTTACACAGTATCAGATAGAATAGACGAGCATAAAGCAGATTTTTCAAGAGACTTTTTAAAAATAAAAGAATTAGCTTTAAACGAAAAAAGACTTAATGCCATTGCTAAATGGCAAAAAGAAAAAATAGAAGATACTTACATTAAAATAGGAGGAGAATATAAAAACTGTGAGTTCACTAATAATTGGCTAAAAAAATAA
- a CDS encoding putative DNA modification/repair radical SAM protein codes for MSFDRIKEKLNILADAAKYDVSCSSSGSNRANKNKGLGDASASGICHTYTEDGRCVSLLKILLTNHCVFDCAYCVTRKSNDIKRAAFKVQEVVDLTINFYRRNYIEGLFLSSGIFKNADYTMERLVAVAKKLRLEENFNGYIHLKSIPGASDELMREAGLYADRLSVNIEIPTEKGLKLLAPDKNRADFLKPMKKVKNEIIQYKAEKKIIKSTPKYAPAGQSTQMIVGASGENDMEIMYTSNYFYKNFNLKRVYYSGYVPISYDNRLPQIGSPVPMLRENRLYQTDWLLRFYGFNIEEILNDNHKSLDLDIDPKLGWALRNLHEFPIDINKADKRMLARIPGLGIKSVYKILNARRYRKLNWEHLKAIGVALNRAKYFIICASNEYEKRDLTASKIKGLIQQNSKSKYTKTLSNQLNLFD; via the coding sequence ATGTCGTTTGATCGTATAAAAGAAAAACTTAATATTCTAGCCGATGCCGCAAAATATGATGTGTCATGTTCTTCTAGCGGAAGCAATAGAGCCAACAAAAACAAAGGATTAGGTGATGCATCAGCCTCTGGAATTTGCCATACTTATACCGAAGACGGAAGATGTGTTTCACTTTTAAAAATATTGTTAACCAACCATTGTGTTTTCGATTGTGCATATTGCGTTACTAGAAAAAGTAACGATATTAAGCGTGCAGCATTTAAGGTTCAGGAAGTTGTAGATTTAACTATAAACTTTTATCGAAGAAATTATATTGAAGGTCTATTTTTAAGTTCAGGTATTTTTAAAAATGCCGATTATACTATGGAGCGATTAGTTGCTGTCGCTAAAAAGTTGAGGTTAGAAGAAAACTTTAATGGATATATACATTTAAAATCTATTCCTGGAGCAAGCGACGAGTTAATGAGAGAAGCAGGCTTGTATGCAGATAGACTTAGTGTAAATATCGAAATTCCTACCGAAAAAGGTTTAAAACTTTTAGCTCCAGATAAAAATAGAGCCGATTTTTTAAAACCAATGAAAAAAGTGAAAAATGAAATAATTCAATATAAAGCCGAAAAGAAAATAATTAAAAGTACTCCTAAATATGCTCCAGCAGGACAAAGTACCCAAATGATTGTTGGTGCAAGTGGTGAAAATGATATGGAGATTATGTACACCTCTAACTATTTTTATAAAAATTTTAATCTTAAGCGTGTATATTATTCCGGTTATGTACCAATAAGTTATGATAATCGTTTGCCACAAATAGGAAGTCCTGTTCCAATGCTTAGGGAAAATAGATTATACCAAACCGATTGGTTATTGCGGTTTTACGGTTTTAATATAGAAGAGATATTAAACGACAATCATAAAAGCTTAGACTTAGATATAGACCCAAAACTGGGTTGGGCATTGCGTAACCTTCATGAATTTCCTATAGATATTAATAAAGCAGATAAAAGAATGCTTGCTAGAATTCCAGGATTAGGTATAAAATCGGTTTATAAAATTTTAAATGCAAGGCGTTATAGAAAACTTAATTGGGAGCATTTAAAAGCTATTGGTGTCGCTTTAAATAGAGCTAAATATTTTATTATCTGTGCTTCTAACGAATATGAAAAAAGAGATTTAACCGCCAGCAAAATAAAAGGTTTAATACAGCAAAACTCTAAAAGTAAGTATACTAAAACCTTATCTAACCAATTAAATTTGTTTGATTAA
- a CDS encoding TIGR03915 family putative DNA repair protein, whose protein sequence is MHTTLVYDGSFDGFLTSIFVSFDLKLEKVNIVKSQFFQDSFFEEKETIITDKEKADRVWLGLKNKMKPIELSRMYYAFLSENSIVENTLFMAIKYVFKNKGNVASNFSNPYILQISKLSKNVSREKHRMEAFVRFKLTKDNIYFANIEPDFNVLPLISKHFKNRYADQKWMIYDLKRNYGIYYNLEKVDVVTLEFDANYNPTQNSKAIFSDAELEFQELWKNYFKSTNIASRKNLKLHQQHVPKRYWKYLSEKQPN, encoded by the coding sequence ATGCATACAACCTTAGTTTATGATGGCTCTTTTGATGGTTTTTTAACCAGTATTTTTGTAAGCTTCGATTTAAAATTAGAGAAAGTAAATATTGTTAAATCACAATTTTTTCAAGATTCTTTTTTTGAAGAAAAAGAAACCATAATTACAGATAAAGAAAAAGCAGATCGTGTTTGGTTAGGTTTAAAAAATAAAATGAAACCAATAGAATTAAGCAGAATGTATTATGCATTTTTAAGCGAAAATTCTATAGTAGAAAATACATTGTTTATGGCAATAAAGTATGTGTTTAAAAACAAAGGAAATGTAGCTTCCAACTTTTCTAATCCTTATATTTTACAAATTTCAAAACTATCTAAAAATGTAAGTAGAGAAAAACATAGAATGGAAGCTTTTGTAAGGTTTAAGCTTACAAAAGATAATATTTACTTTGCTAATATTGAACCAGATTTTAATGTGTTACCGTTAATATCTAAGCATTTTAAAAATAGATATGCAGACCAAAAATGGATGATTTACGATTTAAAACGTAATTACGGCATATATTATAATCTTGAAAAAGTAGATGTTGTTACTTTAGAGTTTGATGCTAACTATAATCCAACACAAAATTCAAAAGCTATCTTTAGTGATGCCGAATTGGAGTTTCAAGAACTTTGGAAAAACTATTTTAAGAGTACAAATATTGCTTCACGAAAAAACTTAAAATTACATCAACAACATGTACCTAAACGTTATTGGAAGTATTTAAGCGAAAAGCAACCAAATTAA
- a CDS encoding MoxR family ATPase, whose translation MSDVNAINQLVKKYNALRSEIAKVIVGQEDVVNQILISIFSGGHALLIGVPGLAKTLMVNTIAKTLGLDFKRIQFTPDLMPSDILGSEILDENRNFKFIKGPIFSNIILADEINRTPPKTQAALLEAMQERAVTVAGHHYKLDLPYFVLATQNPIEQEGTYPLPEAQLDRFMFAINLDYPTFEEEVQVVKATTTEVSASVNALFSAKEIIEFQQLIRKIPVADNVIEYAVKMVAKTRPNTNTAADLVKQYIDWGAGPRASQNLILAAKTHAAINGKFSPDIENVQAVAISILRHRIIKNYKAEAEGVTEEQIIKSLF comes from the coding sequence ATGTCAGACGTAAACGCTATAAACCAATTAGTAAAAAAATATAACGCTCTACGTAGCGAAATAGCAAAAGTAATAGTTGGTCAGGAAGATGTAGTAAATCAAATATTAATTTCTATATTTTCTGGAGGTCATGCCTTATTAATAGGAGTGCCTGGTTTAGCAAAAACGTTAATGGTAAACACCATTGCAAAAACACTAGGTTTAGATTTTAAGCGTATACAATTTACACCAGATTTAATGCCAAGTGATATTTTAGGAAGTGAAATATTAGATGAGAACAGGAATTTTAAGTTTATAAAAGGTCCAATATTCTCAAACATTATTTTAGCCGATGAAATAAACCGAACACCACCAAAAACACAAGCAGCACTTCTAGAAGCAATGCAAGAACGTGCAGTAACAGTTGCAGGTCATCACTATAAATTAGACTTGCCATACTTTGTATTAGCGACACAAAACCCTATAGAGCAAGAAGGAACTTATCCATTACCAGAAGCCCAGCTAGACCGTTTTATGTTTGCAATAAATTTAGACTATCCAACTTTTGAAGAAGAAGTACAAGTAGTAAAAGCAACAACTACAGAAGTTTCAGCAAGCGTAAATGCTTTATTCTCTGCAAAAGAAATAATAGAATTTCAACAACTAATTAGAAAAATTCCTGTAGCAGATAATGTTATTGAGTATGCAGTAAAAATGGTTGCTAAAACTAGACCAAATACAAACACAGCTGCAGATTTAGTAAAGCAATATATAGATTGGGGTGCAGGACCAAGAGCATCGCAAAACCTTATTTTAGCAGCAAAAACACATGCAGCAATTAACGGTAAGTTTTCACCAGATATAGAAAATGTTCAAGCTGTAGCTATTAGTATTTTGCGTCATAGAATAATTAAAAATTATAAAGCTGAAGCTGAAGGTGTAACCGAAGAGCAAATAATAAAATCTTTATTTTAA